A window of Dermacentor andersoni chromosome 4, qqDerAnde1_hic_scaffold, whole genome shotgun sequence genomic DNA:
TGCAAGTAGTCCGCTCTCTCCATCTAAACTAATAATCCAGCCCATGCCATTGACTGGCATGCATTTTGTCTCCTCTGGTTTTGTGCTTGAACCCACGTCGACATGGTGACCAGAATCAGGTTTCCCAGGGCTGTGTTTCTGCTCTTCCTTGAGCTGCAACAAATCATCACAAATTTCAAACCTGTCCTTGCACGTGAGCACTACCTTCAAAACAGTGCTGCTGCTGAAATGATTATTAAATCCTTCGTCTTTCAAGTTTTCGAGGACAGACAAAAGTGGTGTTTTGCCATGGTCACACTTCAACAACTCTTTCTCCAGCATTTGTGTGATTTCTTCTATGTCATCAGGCACTGCTGACTTAGGAACAACAACAAAGTGCTCCTTATTTACAACAAAGAATTCCTCTCTGCGGTGCAGGAACTCCAGCATTGCTTTGATGTCAGGAACGAGACACTGGAACAGTCTTTCAGTGCTAGGCCGTAATGTTGCATGGAAGACTGAGATTTCAACAATATCTTCAGCAGCAAGCTTCACACAAACTTCAGCCAATGCATCTTCCAGGGCAGATAACAGAGAGCTGGCATATCTCAGAGGCCATGACAAAATGGTATTGTCCTTCACAATCTTAAACATGTCAAAACAATTGCTAACTAGAGAGCAAAGCTTTTCAGTCTTACTTTTTCCTGGCTGTTTGTTAAGTTCTTGGCTGTACTGGTCTTTAACTATGTTCAGATGCCCAAGGATTGTTGAGAATGGCTTGGGGCTTTTCACGAGCAACGCGGCTGCCACTACGCCAACTACCAACCTAAATGAACTGGGCATGGTGTCAAGTGGGCAAACTTCATCATCAGTTTCAGCAACTTCTCCATCAATTTTTGTAAGCCAGACAACATTGATTGGCCGAAGCACGTAAAAGAAATCATCGTACTTCAAGAAAAACTTTACAAATTTCTCCTGTGGGTAGACCTCTTCAAAGTACTCCTTCACGAATGAAGAAGCTTTGGGAAGGTTTTCTTGCAACATGCTGATGGGCACTGGATATGTGTTCACACGAAGAGACTTGATGAGATCAACAAAATACTCTAGTGCTGAAGCTTCATGTGTATTTTCTGAGGCACTTTCGAAGTCATATTCATCTATATCACTGGAATCCCTCTTTGAGGACCCACTGCCAGCCGAAAGGTACACATTCTTGTTCTTGGACATCGCAAACTTGGTTGGCGACTTGAGAAAAAATGACTTGAAGTTGTCTTTAGTGTAGACTTTGCTCAAATAACCTTGCACTTTAGGTGGAGTCAGGGGCAAGAAGCTCCAAAGAACTTCCGGGGAAATGGCTTTGACTTGATGGGCCTCCAATAGTTGCATCAAAGCAATATAAAAATCAACAGCCAATACATTTGGTTGCTTTTTTGCTGTTGTGTCTGAGCTTATGTCCTTTTCAACGGCAAGACAAATATTGCCATTTTTGCTCACCCTGAAACGGCTCTGGTAGTGCTGAAAGAATTCCACCACATTCTTCCCATAGTTTTCTGAGAGGTAGCCTGTAAGCCTACGATTAAGACACGATGAAATCTCTAGGGCAGTTTCCGGTTTTACAACACGCACACCATAGCAGTAGGCTAAGTGGAAGAGATCAGCAAAAAATTTCTCAAGCTGCTTTTCCACTTGAACATTTCTTGCATGCCATGCACCTACATTATCCTCGCAGCCAGAGACCCTTCCTTCAGAAGTGCTGCTGGAAGAACTATGATGGGCCAGTTCACAATTTCCTCCATTGGATGCCTGACCTCTGGTAGTTGTAGCAAGCTCAACTACCCCCGTGCTCTCAATGCTGAAATTTTCAGCATGGTCCAAGAAAAACTTGTCAAATTTACCATAAGGGTACTCATTGCTGAAGTAGGAAAAGACAATTAGAGGTGCATCAGCTAGGCCTTGCCGCAACTGGTCAACATGCGTCATCTCATTCCGCTGCATGCGAGattttatcacatcttcaaaGTACTTGATCGCAGCCACCTCCGCATCGATAACACCACTCTTGCCACGCGAAGGCTCCCAGGGATCATCAGAATGTTTCTCTGAATAGTCATTTTCTGTAGTAGGCAATGCCGGAAACTCCTCCTCATCAGACTCTTGCTGGTCGCTTCCGTCAAACATGTCTGCGGGACTGCTGCTACTTGTGGTCACTGAAAATGCCGACTTGTGCGCCCTGAAGAAGTCCAGAAAGTTGAGCTCTGTGTAGTTACTTTTGATGAAATGCTGAACATTGTCAGGAGCCTCACAAACTTGAGCAAACAGAGAGTCCACACTGCAACTCCCAAGCTCAATTCCAGGACTGTTGAGAACCCGGCGAAAGAACTGCACAGCATCAGCTTCATCCTGTGATATCTCAGCATCCATGCAGCTGGCATCAGATGACCAGTAATTCTGGAAATTGCAATCTTCCAAAGGCCTTGGCACCTCACCTACAAGGTATACATTCCCAGAGTTAGAAACGCCAAATACATCAGGGTAGGCCTGTAACAGTCTCCTCATGTCCTTTGCTGGATAGTTCTTGGCCATCAAGGCTTGAACACCAAGTGGGGCTTCTCCAATGCATTTCCTAAGGGCCATCAAGGGCACAGCTGAGAAATGGAATGCATTCATGGTCTTCAGCTTGTTTTTAAAGAAATCAACAGCCATCTTCTCAAGCTCGTCGATGCCATGCTTCTTCAAGATGTCAGAAGTCAAGTAGACATTTGCAGTGCCTTCAAGCTGAAATATTTCTGGGAAACGCTTGAAGAATTCAACCAAGTCACCACTGTAGACACTCTTGATATGCCTTCGAAGATTCACCTGTGCACTTATCAAATAACTGCCCAGATCGGCAATGCTGACGGGTGACAGTTCAGTTTGCTTTTCACCTTGGATGGCGTTAGTGAAGTAAGCAAGGCACTGCTTTTCGACGTTGGACATGATGAACGGCTCTTGATCaccaccttaaaaaaaaaaaaaggaagagggatAGAAGTCAGCAGCTAACCAGAACCGGTAGCATTCAAATGAATATCGTTGTACAAGAATATGCGAACTGTCAACCGCGGCATTAAATTTAAGTGCTCGCTCTTCGTCCTCGTCTATTCGGGCGCTTTACACCACTGCGATGTACCGACAAAGCCGCAAGTAAACTCTTCACATGTGGCGTAAGCAGCAGCAAAATATACGAGTACGTATGTACTGAACAATGAAACTGACAGAAATTCTAGCACAACCGAAGCTTCTTCATAGGAAAGCGAAAGTGTGCTGAGGGAAGGCGGAGGAAATTCTGCGTGTTTTTTAAACCTGCAGGGGAAGACGACACAGCGTCATTTCATTCAAGGCGACGTGGAGTCGTTACATTATGTAATCACAATATTCCCAGCCTATCCAATACACGACGATTACGTGACACTTCGTCAGCTGCCAGTGGCAATGCCTCACTGTCGTGTCAGAAAAAAGCTTCCGAATGGAACAGCAGAGAACAGTGGTTTCGTTTCTTCAGAACACTACGCTTATCAGACGAAAAAACTCACAAGTACATGCATTCTTATATACCTACTAGTTTCGCACACGATGGCGACCAGACTCGTATGCAAACTTAGTGTTTAACACCGTAACTGACGAACGCAGCAGAACTGTGAAACGTTCGAAAGCATTCGTCGCGTCGCGACTTTCTCCTAGCAAACAGTCCACAGCGAAATGTGCTGGACTGGACAGAGATCAACAACTTACATAGCGAACTTGATGCAGCGTGAAATTCCGAAACTTTGAAGGCTCCGCACACAGCTCAATTCCACGACGCCAGCAGAAACACGTTCAAGGGACGAACGCGCGAACGTTGCACCACCACATGTTGGGTTTGTCGAGTTTCAAAAAGGAATGCCAAGTGCTGCTGTACCTTTCTGTAAACGCCGCCCGATAATAATGAGCGCTGCGGGCGGAAGCGATACGTAACATTTTTCAGACTGAAGCTGAAGCATagtcacaaaacaacaaaatgtgcttttggggaagggggtgggggggagagAATAGCTTTCTCTGGGTCTTTTGATCGCTTTCGCGGTTGGCCGATGGTCGTACTCGGTTAAGATTAACGTTCGTTCATTCGCACGctcactcgttcgttcgttcgcttcAGCCGCGGCGAGTGAAGACGAGacggcccccagattttctctctcgcgcccgctctacTTGCGCTTGCGCGCAAAGGTCGGACGATCCCTCAAATGACTGTCTCTTGCGAGACGTTTATATAGAGTTTAAGAGTTTTATATACGTTATAAGTgtttatataggtgttctgtggcgaaGCCACCGGTGGCTATATTGCCGGGGGCAAAAGAGGGCGAGCCAAGCCGCAGAATAAGCGCGGCACTCGAGTGCGTTTTCGTTTCCCCGATCAAAAATTGCAAAAAAGATGTTTGTTCACCTTATATAACTATTTTACTAGTGATAAGGCCATTTAGTTGCAGTAATATGACACTACATTTAATTTTTGTGAGCATAAAATCGTTTTAATAATTAGCTTCgtttaatgcgtaagcatcctATAGGCGAATACCTGCAGCTCCGTCACGAGAAAAGTACAATGCCTTGTACCTGCTCAACAATGCGTAATGTCGAAGAAacttaatcgttataatagtgttgtagcaagcatgtgacgcgtcacatgcttgctataCAAGTGTAAATGTAGATAATTAGTAGCTTTATAAGTGATTAGACCAACAAAAAGATTACTAGAGAGAATACCCACAATAGGGCTCCGTAGAAAACACATGGgaaagcttatagtaggggtgggccaacataaatttgggggtgggctaactgAAATTTGTGGGTTGGCCAACTTgacatttgggggtgggccaacctgaaatttaggggtgggctaACCTGGATTTTGGGAGTGGGCCCTACTTAAATTTTGGGGGTGGGtaagcttgaaatttgggggtggccgaacttaaagggactgacaaccgatttttaaggacctagttttcTATGGCAcaacgcaaagctcaccctcagtagtgtttacatctgcagcggCTACTTCCAAAAGTGCGTAGATATTTAAGAAGCAGAATTTTTTTATCTGAGCAGCCTTTAAAAAAGTAAGAGCCCGTCCTCCAACAATGCTGTGAAGTGAGAGTGATGTCGATAGCCCGCcttgcaaattgtgaaagccgcccatcattctgctttcacaggagtgtgtgtgactgtggttaaccacctacattttccccttttcaaccacttttgaaaataaaaggcTCGTGCGATAAGTTCGTGTTGTTGTACAgaaatttcttatatttgtaccgcgttttcccccaagtacacgcctacCCATGGCTGGCTTGCCCCCGTCATCgttgttctgtcgatagacgagccaagccaactcattgaaaaggaaggcgaaGGCAGCACCACTTTTCTGCTCACCACAAACGATGacttatctgcacattgtaatCCAGAAAAAACTTATAATAAAAATGTATACTGCATTttaatactaataaaaagaccagcAACTGCATACACTAGTAGAAAGTCACGTAgtggacctcttatgcagcttcatgtttttgccacATGGGGTGCCAAAGGACATTTTCCGTGATTTTTAGtgatgaattaaaaatataaatccatgtttaatgagaaaaacatggcttGTTTTAGCCACTATGagaggcacggaggaaggaaactaaggagaggccctgacgtcactctttgtgaagcaaaagtgaagccggaatttggcgttgctcatggcgatgctccgccttttgggccaccctcctcgcttgtttacatctttcgcgaaaccacgccgcgctgcgcgtggtgtcgcgcgcggagcgcgcgcgctcgcgcaacatctggcagagcacggtgcaggtaacacagcgcaacaagacacggtgactaacgtaaacccgcccactcagcgcctttgccgcggcccgaaacctaccagagcaacacgtgtgagcgctcaaccataacaacgccgccattgtggcccaaaaggcgtatccatacaacagaaaaaataaaaaagcagcaaaaaaaaaaaaatgagaacctactacgtcatttccgccacacttttctcctagcgcgcggagggggtagggcctctccttagtttccttcctccgtgatgagagggaatcattccatcagcggggttatcccgattcatgttctgagcggtaCTCTCCCTTTAAATTTgcaggtgggccaacttaaaatttggtgGTGGCCCACCCCCGAAATTCAGGTTGGTCCACCCCAAAATTTGAAATTGGCCAAAGCTGAATTTCAGTTGGCCTACcactactataagcttccccatgctttttctatggagccctaCATATCCCTATCTGTATTCTCACTGATCAAATTTTTATTGGTTTAAATCGTTTCTAATCACCTATAAAGCTACCATTCATCTACGTTTATGCTACTATAACAATTAAATGTCTTTAACTTCACAAATcatgcatttttgtgcagatacaaggcattacagtTCTTGCGTGACGAAGCTGAGGTacttgccaaagaatgcttacgcattaacaAACTCACAATTTAAAGCTCATCCAGAGCTGCTTACTAGTACCCACTAGTACCTAATGCTGGGTACATAAGCGCCCTTTTGCTTAAGTCCTATTACAAGCAGACACATTGCAGTATGTACGATCAGATCAAACGCGTACTTGAGCAGAACTCGAGCGTGCTGAAGCTAGCAGTGAAATCCCAGCCCAATCACACGCAGCAATGCACCAACGAAGATTTAAGGTGTAAATTTAACATCGAGACTTGTGTAAAGTAATACATCATGCACGTGCACCTGCCCAATGCTTCCCTACTGAAGAAAATGCACACCGTACAGGCGGCCGtaagcaaataaaaagaaacatgtaCTTAGAGGTAAAATGTTATTCCCCGTTTCTTCTTAAGACAAATGTACAGCCGAAAGCAACGCACAATTTCACCATGGCCGACTGAGGTGCTGCGATGCTCTAGAAAAGCATGCCACAATTGTCAAATGCCATTACAAGAGCAGTGCGGCAGCACACTCCATGCTCTGCTACGTTGGCTTGGGCTTTTTGCCCCAAGCAAGATGGCGACGACCAGCTTTTGGGGAGCCACCTCCACTCCAGGTGTTTTAGTATATAACTTCCTTGCTTAACTTACACTGATACGAATGTCACGCTGCACACTTGATCGCGATTGAGATAGAATTTCTTGGTCACGATTGGCTTCTTGGCTCAATCTGCGTaagggagccaatcgcagtcAAGAATTTCAGTCTGGATCGGGCTCAATCGCAATTGAAAGTGGCCGTGTGGTGCCGGTATGACCTGCAATCATCATCGATGGTTTatgctcaatttctttttttttttttgcctaaaatACCATGTGAGCAGTCAGAAAGCGATAAAAATCACCACTCGGAAATTATTATTTGGCCCATCTTTTTATTCTTTCGATAGTGAAGTTGTGCAACAAGCGGCAAAATAAATCTATCTGGTATAATAAGCTAAACAGCATCAAGTATAAGAACGCACATAAAATAATGTATGATCAATTTGAACAAAATAAAAGAGCAACTGCTGCAAACATAGCCCACAGGCAAATGCCCCTATAATGAAGTGACAAAAGGTATCATGCAGTTTCTCTTACAAGAATAGATTCGTGTAACAAGAATGTTCCTGCTGTATTCCAGGACTTTTGCAGCCCCATTGCTGTTACGGTTGCTGAAGGTTCAGACTGCTACAACTCATCACAATGAACACGTACCCATCtgcacatacacacatgcacatgcataaTCACATACTGGAGCAAATCATATAACCAGTAACAAATCTAATTTTTATTGGGCAACTATATACAACCTGTAGAGGCTTTCTAGAATACTTGTGAAGAGCACTTTGCAAAGCAAGAAGGGTGTGGGGGGAGGTGTATTCCGtaaagtgtccacctagtggacatctCCATTATCGTCTGCTGCTAAAGTTCTGATTCTCTGGGCTGGGGTACACATGGGAAAGAGACAAGTGCCCCCAACCAATCAGCACTTTAGCAACAGATAAAATAGACACGTCTATTTGGGCAAGGTCCAAGGGCAAGGccctccccacacacacacagatttACTAAAGGGATGAAGACAGAAGGGCTGTCAAAAACAAAACATTCATGGTAACAAACGAAACTCAGCACTAAAATGAAGGACAAACCCTTTCATACATTCTCTTCTTCGTCCTTCATATTAGCGTTGAACTTTGTTATCACAAATCTAAACTAGTCCAATTTACGGTCATAAAAATAAACATGTTCAATAACCTCTGTCAAACTCAAAATGGTAGGCCATTCATTGCAATGTTGTCCAGCCACATTAAAAAATTCACATGGTAGCAGTGACCTTTTTGCCTGATTCAGACAAAGACGGGACTTGAAGTCAGGCAACAAGTGCTTTTAGGTTCTGTATTTATCCTTCGATGTCCATGGTAAAAAGTAACAATTAACTAGGCTAGAAATTTGCCAAGAATGTATACGTTCACTAGCTttcaattaaatttttttcatgtttctgACCATTGAAAAAGTTAACAAAACCAAAGATTGATGTCAACAGGATTCCTTCAAAGAATGAGCATCTTGTCTCTTAACTCTTTCATTACTAAGCCAATAGAAATCGATCAATTTGATCAACAGTTTCTGGACATGTTAAACATTTCTGTTGGGATTATTCTACTAGCACCATCATTGCACCGTCTGAAATGACCACTGAACTTTAACTATTTGTCAGATTTGATAATATTTGGCACGTTGGGGtgtctggaaaaataaaaattcAACTTGAGGTATTATTGAAACTAGCCTCCAGTGCTCCTTCCACTTCTTCAATAAAAAGATGAAAAATGTGTGCTTTGGTTGACTCTGTTACAgaatttttaaatgacagcaaCAGTGAAGACACAGACGCTTCCCTTGGGTTCAATTTTACAATCCGATGTATAGGCTGTTTTAACTATGTTTCAAACAACCGCAGATGCTCATGAGTGCATGTTATCTTGAGAATTATGTTAAGCTTATAtcaagtgcaatttttttttccccaccgTCGGTTGCTTTTAAACGCCA
This region includes:
- the LOC126537469 gene encoding uncharacterized protein, giving the protein MSNVEKQCLAYFTNAIQGEKQTELSPVSIADLGSYLISAQVNLRRHIKSVYSGDLVEFFKRFPEIFQLEGTANVYLTSDILKKHGIDELEKMAVDFFKNKLKTMNAFHFSAVPLMALRKCIGEAPLGVQALMAKNYPAKDMRRLLQAYPDVFGVSNSGNVYLVGEVPRPLEDCNFQNYWSSDASCMDAEISQDEADAVQFFRRVLNSPGIELGSCSVDSLFAQVCEAPDNVQHFIKSNYTELNFLDFFRAHKSAFSVTTSSSSPADMFDGSDQQESDEEEFPALPTTENDYSEKHSDDPWEPSRGKSGVIDAEVAAIKYFEDVIKSRMQRNEMTHVDQLRQGLADAPLIVFSYFSNEYPYGKFDKFFLDHAENFSIESTGVVELATTTRGQASNGGNCELAHHSSSSSTSEGRVSGCEDNVGAWHARNVQVEKQLEKFFADLFHLAYCYGVRVVKPETALEISSCLNRRLTGYLSENYGKNVVEFFQHYQSRFRVSKNGNICLAVEKDISSDTTAKKQPNVLAVDFYIALMQLLEAHQVKAISPEVLWSFLPLTPPKVQGYLSKVYTKDNFKSFFLKSPTKFAMSKNKNVYLSAGSGSSKRDSSDIDEYDFESASENTHEASALEYFVDLIKSLRVNTYPVPISMLQENLPKASSFVKEYFEEVYPQEKFVKFFLKYDDFFYVLRPINVVWLTKIDGEVAETDDEVCPLDTMPSSFRLVVGVVAAALLVKSPKPFSTILGHLNIVKDQYSQELNKQPGKSKTEKLCSLVSNCFDMFKIVKDNTILSWPLRYASSLLSALEDALAEVCVKLAAEDIVEISVFHATLRPSTERLFQCLVPDIKAMLEFLHRREEFFVVNKEHFVVVPKSAVPDDIEEITQMLEKELLKCDHGKTPLLSVLENLKDEGFNNHFSSSTVLKVVLTCKDRFEICDDLLQLKEEQKHSPGKPDSGHHVDVGSSTKPEETKCMPVNGMGWIISLDGESGLLAATFGSSDDYAEVVFKKDALSATSTNYNELIVGQEVEFIAVKDSNESEWVIVELQSAGSTPCGEDEEEGSEQGKRAHACNGAKHQSDMSEAASDDNTSTNGDDCIFYSSASDSELAQSAAPPSVDHHTENVHSPSFTNVPIEEVVQKGEVVVQESTQDDSADVTIVDDGYDDFDWDTPYDRRIMNLPSFSTMDTSEPCEEVIGSVASEGQSSQSALGLGRLSSMTHNAPQNVLDTALPINNNLVQCATLPVISVPVAVQGNATSCEAPKESLTAWAGAGIWDIEPLPAASTGQLQGSQSPLANQSIDPENKTSTKDFNTPEVQDLNVIHATSTSPPVLSIASGLRSSLMSDSSRHGLPQSGSRLYHKRRAVEAASSDESSTSSSRVAPCDIDPDLSADDESEQDTDEEISAFLKNQTPKSNSDHFAAGDNGLVPHSERHVDRCSTSSTPSRDNQWYLDEVLPFASAMCDRPEVVYSIPATVVLVTPTVSVLKSIVRGVSVRLIANSDSIGSHNWSELHVGKKVAARALGNIEDSTFLLVVKLQPLWRRAVQQATLPEAATQTISTGPVLSASLIVE